Proteins found in one Fodinibius saliphilus genomic segment:
- a CDS encoding OsmC family protein — protein sequence MHKYHATIEWERNGETFTKNKYSRKHQWIFDGGTTVSASASPNIVPEPFSDPSSVDPEESFIASISSCHMLWFLSIAAQEGYIVDAYSDQAEGLMQKNKKGKLAITEVILRPVVTFDKNQHPTPTTHDKLHHRAHGRCFIANSVHTNITINATIDGSS from the coding sequence ATGCATAAATACCATGCTACCATAGAATGGGAACGAAACGGAGAAACCTTCACAAAAAACAAATATTCACGCAAACACCAATGGATATTTGACGGGGGAACAACTGTCTCGGCTTCCGCTTCACCGAACATTGTACCAGAACCTTTTTCTGATCCTTCGTCGGTTGATCCTGAGGAATCGTTTATTGCTTCTATTTCAAGCTGCCATATGCTCTGGTTTCTTTCAATTGCAGCTCAGGAAGGGTATATTGTCGACGCTTATTCTGATCAAGCCGAAGGGTTAATGCAAAAGAATAAGAAAGGGAAATTGGCCATTACAGAGGTTATATTAAGACCTGTTGTAACATTTGATAAAAATCAACATCCAACTCCTACTACGCACGATAAACTGCATCATCGGGCACATGGTCGATGTTTTATTGCAAACTCAGTGCACACAAACATTACCATCAATGCAACTATCGATGGTTCTTCCTAA
- a CDS encoding PAS domain S-box protein, with translation MRENNSQVFSKETIDKFFSSGSVILFTCEKKSDFPLLSVSKNSKTILGFEPSYFLEGKDRWSERIHPEDRERVLCHFEKVFEEGEEVFNEYRFKRKDGTYIWLRDELKLIESPKEEETFIYGSSIDITERKKVRLALQESKEQYPSDLREEIKKRKQAEKELQQRLLYEQALSKCSSLLLEHTNHGALEESLKILRDVTQSDRVYIFRNVEIDDKLCLKRLIEVSEDGTEIPQVPSSELVSYAEVPWWYHKLSNGEIINARVDDLSHKEGVLLKERDVNSVLVIPISIGEEWYGYIGFADTEKDDLWEENEVRLLQTAADIISAYKKRKKIEVNLLEQKNYTEAILNSLPGIYLLMDEDLENVQWNSNTSFFTSYTDEELAKRSGYDLIATEHHDRLTEAKEKIHNNEGSGFELTLLTKMGKKIPYYWRGYYIQLNKNYYYLWVGIDITQQKETEQALVEEKRFNEALVETLPGSFFMIGEDAEYKSWNQNLSDELEYSNSELEEISPLSLFPKKEHRTVVGFMNKVFKKGEASVELSCLTKSGKEIPYLITGKLFEQEGRNYLLGVGHNITEQVEARKKLKRNENLFRNLFLQAPSAIVMVTPDNKIKDVNQSFENLFGYSKEEITGRDIDKVLVPEEELEEAPTMPGKGFKAMASFHREAQRRASDGSLVDVFVAGIPVFVDGKPIAGFGMYIDITEQKKYEKEIYNSLKEKHVLLQEIHHRVKNNLAVVSGLIQLQMYETDDKEVRETLKESESRVQTMALIHEKLYKSQSLSQISCQSYIGDLVETIRSTNNTLKDITIDKEIDAVMLSINQAVPFALLINEVVTNAFKHAFERREQGNIQIKLEAEDGRVHLYIKDNGIGLPDDFNPQNSDSLGMTLIYNFMDQLEAEGEMGTDNGTYLTLSFSVKDINGSSASSLLSSSYGM, from the coding sequence ATGAGAGAAAATAATAGTCAGGTCTTTTCTAAAGAAACGATCGATAAATTTTTTAGTAGTGGTTCTGTCATTCTGTTCACTTGTGAAAAGAAGAGCGACTTCCCATTACTATCGGTTAGCAAAAACTCTAAAACTATATTGGGGTTTGAACCTTCTTATTTTTTAGAAGGAAAGGATCGTTGGTCAGAACGGATACATCCGGAGGATAGGGAAAGGGTGTTATGCCATTTTGAAAAAGTTTTTGAGGAAGGAGAAGAGGTATTCAACGAATACCGTTTTAAAAGAAAAGATGGTACATATATTTGGTTGCGGGATGAACTCAAGTTAATAGAATCTCCAAAGGAGGAAGAAACCTTTATTTATGGTTCTTCCATTGATATTACAGAGCGTAAAAAAGTTAGATTGGCCCTTCAAGAAAGTAAAGAACAGTATCCCAGCGATCTCAGAGAAGAGATCAAAAAAAGAAAACAGGCAGAAAAGGAGTTGCAGCAGCGTTTGCTGTATGAGCAGGCCTTGTCGAAATGTTCAAGCTTATTACTTGAGCATACCAATCATGGAGCATTAGAGGAGAGTTTGAAGATTCTTCGTGATGTAACACAATCTGACAGGGTATATATCTTTAGGAATGTAGAAATTGATGACAAACTCTGTTTAAAACGCCTTATCGAGGTCTCTGAAGATGGTACGGAAATTCCCCAAGTGCCTTCTTCTGAACTTGTAAGCTATGCAGAAGTTCCCTGGTGGTATCATAAATTATCAAATGGTGAAATAATTAATGCACGTGTTGATGATTTGTCTCATAAAGAGGGGGTTTTATTAAAGGAACGGGATGTAAATTCAGTGCTTGTAATACCCATCTCCATAGGCGAAGAGTGGTACGGTTACATTGGTTTTGCTGATACCGAAAAGGATGATTTGTGGGAAGAAAATGAGGTTCGTCTATTACAGACCGCAGCAGATATTATATCAGCATATAAAAAGCGTAAAAAAATTGAAGTTAATCTGCTTGAACAAAAGAATTATACCGAAGCAATCCTCAATAGCCTTCCTGGTATATACTTGTTAATGGATGAAGATTTGGAAAATGTACAGTGGAACTCAAATACCAGCTTTTTCACGAGTTATACTGATGAAGAGTTAGCCAAAAGGAGCGGTTATGATCTAATTGCAACAGAGCATCATGACCGTTTAACGGAAGCAAAAGAGAAGATCCATAATAATGAAGGTAGTGGCTTTGAGTTAACATTACTTACTAAAATGGGCAAGAAAATCCCATATTATTGGCGTGGTTATTATATACAGTTGAACAAAAACTACTACTACTTATGGGTAGGTATCGACATTACCCAACAGAAAGAGACGGAGCAGGCACTGGTGGAAGAAAAACGGTTTAATGAGGCGCTTGTAGAGACACTTCCGGGAAGTTTCTTTATGATTGGTGAAGATGCGGAGTACAAAAGCTGGAATCAGAATTTGAGTGATGAATTAGAATACAGCAACTCTGAGTTAGAGGAGATATCACCATTGAGTCTGTTTCCCAAAAAAGAACATAGAACCGTTGTCGGTTTTATGAATAAGGTATTTAAAAAGGGGGAAGCTTCGGTAGAGCTATCGTGTTTAACCAAGTCGGGTAAAGAGATACCATATTTGATCACAGGGAAGCTTTTCGAACAAGAAGGTAGGAACTATTTGCTGGGAGTAGGCCATAATATTACTGAACAGGTAGAAGCTCGAAAAAAACTAAAGAGAAATGAAAATCTTTTTAGAAACCTGTTTTTACAAGCTCCTTCGGCTATTGTTATGGTAACACCGGATAATAAGATTAAAGATGTTAACCAAAGTTTTGAAAATCTCTTCGGCTACTCCAAAGAGGAAATTACGGGTAGGGATATTGATAAAGTCTTAGTTCCGGAAGAAGAACTTGAAGAAGCACCTACTATGCCTGGTAAGGGTTTTAAGGCAATGGCCAGTTTCCATCGTGAAGCACAGCGGCGCGCAAGTGACGGCTCCCTTGTAGATGTGTTTGTAGCAGGTATCCCCGTATTTGTGGATGGTAAGCCAATTGCCGGCTTTGGTATGTATATTGATATTACTGAACAGAAAAAATATGAAAAGGAGATCTATAATTCGTTAAAAGAAAAGCACGTGCTGCTACAGGAGATCCATCATCGTGTTAAAAATAATCTCGCTGTTGTCTCAGGGTTAATTCAATTGCAGATGTATGAAACAGATGATAAAGAAGTGCGGGAGACCCTCAAGGAAAGTGAGAGCCGTGTTCAAACGATGGCCTTAATTCATGAAAAGCTGTACAAATCGCAAAGCCTTTCACAGATTTCATGTCAATCTTATATTGGCGACCTTGTGGAAACCATTCGATCAACCAACAATACACTTAAAGATATTACTATAGATAAAGAGATTGATGCTGTTATGTTGAGTATCAATCAGGCGGTTCCTTTTGCGCTGTTAATTAATGAAGTTGTTACTAACGCATTTAAACATGCTTTTGAAAGGCGAGAGCAGGGCAATATTCAGATCAAATTAGAAGCCGAAGATGGCCGTGTACACCTTTATATTAAGGATAACGGGATTGGACTACCTGATGACTTTAATCCCCAAAATAGTGATAGCCTGGGTATGACGTTGATCTACAACTTTATGGATCAGCTGGAGGCCGAGGGAGAGATGGGGACCGATAACGGTACCTATCTAACCCTTTCTTTTTCTGTAAAAGATATTAATGGTTCATCTGCTTCTTCGTTGCTTAGCTCTTCTTATGGCATGTAA
- a CDS encoding DUF2911 domain-containing protein, with translation MNLLKKTTIKISLVLLLGLVFTSETWAQERSNQEPRTSPNATVSQTIGTTDITITYGRPAVNDREIFGELVPYGEVWRTGANESTAIVISNDVTINGHELEAGTYSLYTVPNKDKWTIIINSKLSWGTQYDKDKDILRFEVEPREADSRERMMFYFEEVTNEKATVVLHWENTKVPFTIKV, from the coding sequence ATGAATCTACTTAAAAAAACTACGATCAAGATAAGCTTAGTACTACTATTAGGCCTAGTCTTCACTTCTGAAACATGGGCTCAAGAGCGCAGTAACCAAGAACCCCGAACAAGCCCAAATGCAACGGTTAGTCAAACCATAGGAACTACAGATATCACTATTACTTATGGACGACCAGCCGTTAATGATCGAGAAATATTTGGGGAGCTTGTTCCCTATGGTGAAGTATGGAGAACAGGGGCTAATGAATCTACAGCTATTGTAATTTCTAACGATGTGACTATAAATGGCCATGAACTCGAAGCTGGAACCTATTCCCTTTATACCGTTCCAAATAAGGATAAATGGACCATTATTATTAACTCTAAGCTCTCTTGGGGAACTCAATATGACAAGGATAAAGACATTCTCCGATTCGAGGTTGAACCCAGAGAAGCTGACTCTCGAGAACGAATGATGTTTTATTTTGAAGAAGTCACAAATGAGAAGGCTACCGTAGTATTACACTGGGAAAACACCAAAGTACCATTTACTATCAAAGTATAA
- a CDS encoding DUF1801 domain-containing protein yields the protein MAKSKAQSVDEYIQELPEYRRETIEEIRQLILDNLPDGYVETISWGMINYEIPLEKYPDTYNNQPLTYIGLEVQRNHNALYLMSAYQDEEVQEWLEEKFEESNKEMEMGRSCILFQTKNDLPLDAIAELIAKYSPDEFIEAYEETRK from the coding sequence ATGGCAAAGAGTAAAGCTCAATCTGTTGACGAATATATCCAGGAACTACCCGAATATCGCAGGGAAACGATAGAAGAAATTCGACAACTTATCCTTGATAATCTTCCTGATGGATATGTAGAAACCATTAGCTGGGGAATGATTAACTATGAAATCCCACTGGAGAAATATCCCGACACTTATAATAACCAACCCCTCACCTATATTGGGCTTGAGGTTCAGAGAAACCATAATGCTCTTTATTTGATGTCTGCCTACCAAGACGAAGAGGTCCAAGAATGGCTAGAGGAAAAATTTGAAGAATCCAATAAGGAGATGGAAATGGGACGATCATGTATACTCTTCCAGACAAAAAACGATCTTCCGCTTGACGCTATTGCTGAACTTATTGCCAAATATTCTCCCGATGAATTTATCGAGGCATACGAGGAAACACGAAAATAG
- a CDS encoding multicopper oxidase domain-containing protein, which yields MFDDKIPRKLFLKSGLITGASALLGSIFFGSGDSQGVGEQSSEGVETDEPAHPGVDHNGMTAIGKVDHEKNGFDPHEMLTDWDTGKVSTLPNGQRLREFQMIAVDKEIEVAPGIHFPAWTYNGRVPGPTMRCTEGDRVRVEFINSGSHPHTIHFHGIHSATMDGVPGNGPGIINPGESFTYEFDAEPFGCHLYHCHSMPLKRHMHKGLYGGFIVDPAPENHPEFEEVARSRLLGTPENEEWQELFMVMNGFDTNFDADNEIYAANTVAFAYQQKPIPIKHDKPTRVYLVNVTEFDPINSFHLHANFFDYYDHGTTLYPTKETIDTVMLCQAQRGILEFSFEDFEPGRYMFHAHQAEFAELGWMSFFEVINENKDVV from the coding sequence ATGTTTGACGACAAAATTCCAAGAAAACTGTTTCTGAAATCTGGCCTGATAACCGGGGCCAGTGCTCTCCTGGGATCGATATTTTTTGGGAGTGGTGACAGTCAAGGTGTTGGTGAGCAGTCATCTGAAGGAGTAGAAACCGACGAGCCTGCACATCCTGGTGTTGACCACAATGGAATGACGGCTATTGGGAAGGTTGACCATGAAAAGAATGGATTTGACCCTCATGAAATGCTTACAGATTGGGATACTGGTAAAGTTTCAACCCTGCCAAATGGACAAAGGCTGCGAGAATTTCAAATGATAGCAGTAGATAAAGAGATTGAAGTTGCTCCCGGCATTCATTTTCCTGCCTGGACCTATAACGGCCGGGTGCCTGGGCCTACAATGAGATGCACAGAAGGTGATCGTGTGCGTGTGGAATTTATCAATTCAGGCTCTCATCCTCATACTATTCATTTTCATGGAATTCATTCGGCAACAATGGACGGAGTACCGGGAAATGGTCCGGGAATTATTAATCCCGGTGAATCTTTTACCTACGAGTTTGATGCAGAGCCGTTTGGATGTCATCTATACCACTGCCATTCTATGCCGCTAAAGAGACATATGCACAAAGGACTATATGGGGGGTTTATCGTAGATCCGGCCCCTGAAAACCATCCAGAATTTGAAGAGGTTGCCCGTTCACGCTTGTTGGGAACGCCCGAAAATGAAGAATGGCAGGAGCTTTTCATGGTTATGAATGGTTTTGATACCAATTTTGATGCTGATAACGAAATCTATGCTGCCAATACGGTCGCTTTTGCTTACCAGCAGAAGCCTATTCCCATCAAGCATGATAAACCAACACGGGTATATTTAGTCAATGTCACGGAGTTTGATCCCATTAATTCTTTTCATCTTCATGCAAACTTCTTTGACTACTATGATCATGGCACTACCCTGTATCCAACCAAAGAAACCATAGATACGGTGATGCTTTGTCAGGCCCAACGGGGTATTCTGGAATTTTCATTTGAAGATTTTGAGCCCGGACGATATATGTTTCATGCGCACCAGGCTGAATTTGCTGAACTGGGATGGATGAGCTTTTTCGAAGTTATCAATGAAAATAAGGATGTTGTATGA
- the msrA gene encoding peptide-methionine (S)-S-oxide reductase MsrA yields MNTLKLLLLISGIGLFASFSAVAQQSNNMAMEEQEKIFEEATLGAGCFWCVEAIFEEVKGVKSVVAGYAGGKIKNPSYKQVASGATDHAEVTRITYDPATVSFEQLLEVFWHTHNPTTKNRQGADVGPQYRSVIFYHNDKQKKIAQESLKKTDSTDLWKDPIVTEVEPLTNYSKAENYHQNYYENNPNAGYCTVVIAPKLKKFRKDFSHMLKENVRES; encoded by the coding sequence ATGAATACTTTAAAATTGCTACTCTTAATAAGTGGAATTGGGTTATTTGCCAGCTTTAGTGCGGTAGCCCAGCAATCTAATAATATGGCAATGGAAGAACAGGAAAAAATCTTCGAAGAAGCGACACTGGGTGCTGGTTGCTTCTGGTGTGTAGAAGCAATATTTGAAGAAGTTAAAGGGGTAAAATCTGTTGTAGCCGGTTATGCCGGCGGTAAAATTAAGAATCCCAGTTATAAACAAGTAGCCTCAGGTGCTACAGATCATGCTGAGGTTACGCGCATTACCTATGATCCTGCTACGGTATCATTTGAACAGCTACTTGAGGTCTTTTGGCATACTCATAACCCAACTACCAAAAATCGGCAAGGTGCTGATGTGGGCCCCCAATACCGATCAGTAATCTTTTATCATAATGACAAGCAAAAAAAGATTGCCCAAGAATCTCTTAAAAAAACCGATAGTACAGATCTCTGGAAAGACCCCATAGTAACAGAAGTTGAACCATTAACAAACTATTCAAAAGCAGAAAACTATCATCAAAACTATTACGAAAACAATCCCAATGCGGGATACTGCACGGTAGTTATTGCGCCAAAACTGAAGAAATTCCGCAAGGATTTTTCTCATATGCTAAAAGAAAACGTAAGAGAATCATAG
- a CDS encoding M23 family metallopeptidase — MASSANSQHLVVYPKQKNDSLSLEVENRFPCTINLTAKSTEFDTSFTEVIPSKQKRLLFQWTNPSGNLVKEIKEVFDFDYFFGDPNTIHDDEYEYSLPFPEGKTYVLTQGNKTSFTHNTPRSKYAFDFAIPEGNYISAARGGVVADVIEEYKESGQVESMMDKGNRIIICHDDGTVALYAHLQYQGAFVKIGDNVFVGQVIGRSGNTGYSTAPHLHFVVLIGNRSIPIRFRNEYTILYEGETYGHE, encoded by the coding sequence TTGGCAAGCTCTGCTAATAGTCAACATTTGGTGGTATACCCGAAACAGAAAAACGATAGCCTTTCGTTGGAAGTTGAAAACAGATTTCCCTGTACCATTAATCTTACGGCGAAATCAACAGAATTCGATACCAGTTTTACCGAAGTGATCCCAAGTAAACAGAAACGGTTACTCTTTCAATGGACCAACCCTTCCGGGAACCTTGTAAAAGAGATAAAAGAGGTTTTCGACTTTGATTACTTTTTTGGTGATCCTAATACTATTCATGACGACGAATACGAATACAGCCTCCCATTTCCGGAAGGGAAAACCTATGTTTTAACACAGGGTAATAAAACTTCTTTTACCCATAATACTCCGCGCTCTAAATATGCTTTCGACTTTGCGATCCCAGAGGGTAATTATATTTCTGCGGCTCGTGGGGGTGTAGTTGCTGATGTCATAGAAGAATATAAGGAGAGTGGCCAAGTAGAAAGTATGATGGATAAGGGAAATCGTATTATTATTTGTCATGACGATGGAACAGTTGCTCTTTACGCTCACCTCCAGTACCAGGGAGCTTTTGTAAAAATAGGAGATAATGTTTTTGTGGGACAAGTAATAGGTCGAAGCGGTAATACCGGTTACAGCACTGCTCCTCACCTTCATTTTGTCGTGCTTATTGGTAATCGGTCAATACCTATTCGATTTCGAAATGAATACACCATTCTATACGAAGGTGAAACCTATGGCCATGAATAA
- a CDS encoding tRNA-binding protein: MDQITWAQFEQIELRAGTIIQAKKFPEARKPAYKLKVDFGESIGIKQSSAQITELYNPDDLLGKQVLGIVNFPPKQIGPFISECLITGFYREDKKVVLATPDKQVPNGSKLC, from the coding sequence ATGGATCAAATAACATGGGCGCAATTTGAACAAATAGAGTTACGTGCAGGTACTATTATTCAAGCCAAAAAGTTTCCGGAAGCTCGCAAACCTGCCTACAAACTAAAGGTAGATTTTGGTGAGTCCATTGGCATTAAACAAAGTAGTGCTCAAATTACTGAGCTTTATAACCCCGACGATCTTTTGGGTAAACAAGTACTGGGTATCGTGAATTTTCCACCCAAACAGATCGGGCCCTTTATTTCTGAATGCCTTATAACCGGCTTTTATCGCGAGGATAAAAAAGTGGTATTAGCCACGCCCGACAAACAGGTTCCAAACGGATCCAAACTCTGTTAA
- a CDS encoding DMT family transporter, producing MLVLFTFLWGANFILAEIALKEMSPISFSVSRFATGGAAMFFVMYLQYRAKSGHKHSSISFLPNIKKKDWPRLLLISVIGATLAPWLGIEGLGLTHGARASLWLALGPAVSTACGYFLRTEQMGTYGFLGVILAVMGTLILGWDGLQPERGYWFGDLILIFALILTIIELHLIKPLARDYGPIPIVALRTAIGGTLYIFIASPSLLNVSWTSLGLWTWIAILAGGGIGVGLGQWVKVRALRKLGPTQVVLYGNLVPIAALLIAWLSIGENPSLPEIISALFIISGAILIQVIDREPDTPYQDAKVNSMYSKPEKETENP from the coding sequence ATTCTCGTTTTATTTACCTTTCTTTGGGGGGCTAATTTTATTTTGGCAGAAATAGCACTAAAAGAGATGTCCCCCATCTCTTTTAGTGTTAGTCGTTTTGCTACAGGTGGAGCTGCGATGTTCTTCGTGATGTATCTGCAGTACCGGGCTAAATCCGGCCATAAACATAGCTCTATATCTTTCCTACCCAATATTAAAAAGAAAGATTGGCCGCGCCTGTTACTTATTTCGGTTATTGGCGCCACTCTTGCACCCTGGCTGGGTATTGAAGGACTGGGCCTCACGCATGGTGCACGAGCTTCATTATGGCTGGCCTTGGGGCCTGCAGTCAGTACTGCCTGTGGCTACTTTCTCAGAACCGAACAAATGGGCACCTATGGATTTCTTGGAGTCATACTTGCCGTAATGGGTACACTCATTCTCGGATGGGATGGGTTACAACCTGAACGAGGGTATTGGTTCGGAGATCTTATCCTCATTTTTGCCCTTATTCTTACGATCATTGAATTACATCTTATTAAACCGTTGGCCCGTGATTATGGACCTATACCGATAGTAGCTCTACGTACTGCTATCGGAGGTACGCTTTATATTTTTATTGCTTCTCCCTCCCTATTAAATGTCAGCTGGACCTCTCTCGGCCTTTGGACTTGGATAGCTATCCTTGCCGGTGGAGGCATAGGAGTTGGACTGGGACAGTGGGTAAAAGTTCGAGCTCTAAGAAAACTTGGCCCTACCCAAGTGGTACTTTACGGAAACTTGGTCCCTATTGCCGCCCTGCTCATAGCTTGGCTCAGCATTGGAGAAAACCCCTCACTGCCAGAAATAATATCGGCACTTTTTATTATTAGTGGCGCTATTCTTATACAAGTTATTGATCGTGAACCTGATACCCCATACCAAGATGCAAAAGTAAATAGTATGTATAGCAAACCTGAAAAAGAAACCGAGAACCCGTAG
- a CDS encoding ZIP family metal transporter — protein MNTDWKKRLPKWIWAVIPLILLVGSVVLFLAENPLQMLAGNAPPVQQLTVEQTKLNDNGIHLKVRANGSESVKLAQVMVDEAYWKFSMDPQGPIPRLSSSWVTIPYPWVKNELHEITLLTDVGATFNHTIEVATATPEWTVKRVWGYILLGIFIGVIPVALGLMFYPYLKTKGDSVLQFLLTLTLGLLLYLFIDTLQEGLELVTEAATVFEGSLTVWLVTGLSFLLIYAVGRSKGKAPEGLSLAIYLAIGIGLHNLGEGLAVGAALASGEAALGAFLVVGFTLHNLTEGIGIATPLLERKTKFITFIGLTILAGLPAAAGTIIGAFSYSPQWGAVLFAIGAGAILQVIVEISSYIGRNAEVGDRFTVPNLLGFTIGIALMYGTALLVAI, from the coding sequence ATGAATACTGACTGGAAAAAAAGGTTGCCAAAATGGATATGGGCTGTCATTCCATTAATTTTATTAGTGGGATCAGTTGTGCTATTCCTAGCTGAAAATCCCTTGCAAATGCTTGCAGGCAATGCCCCTCCCGTACAACAGTTAACGGTGGAGCAAACAAAGCTCAATGATAATGGCATCCATTTAAAAGTACGGGCAAACGGTTCTGAGTCGGTAAAGTTGGCCCAAGTTATGGTTGACGAAGCGTATTGGAAGTTTTCAATGGATCCTCAAGGACCCATTCCCAGGTTATCTAGTTCTTGGGTTACCATACCTTACCCTTGGGTTAAAAATGAATTGCATGAAATAACACTGTTAACAGATGTGGGAGCTACCTTTAACCACACGATTGAGGTTGCAACAGCAACTCCTGAATGGACGGTGAAACGGGTTTGGGGATATATTTTATTGGGCATTTTTATTGGGGTTATACCCGTAGCCTTGGGCCTGATGTTCTATCCTTACCTGAAAACAAAAGGAGATAGCGTACTACAATTCCTGCTTACCCTTACATTGGGATTACTTCTTTATTTATTTATTGATACGCTTCAGGAAGGATTGGAGTTGGTTACAGAAGCAGCAACTGTTTTTGAAGGTAGTCTAACAGTGTGGCTGGTTACTGGGCTTTCTTTTCTTTTAATATATGCTGTTGGCCGTAGCAAGGGTAAAGCCCCCGAGGGGTTATCACTGGCAATTTATCTGGCAATAGGAATAGGGTTGCATAATTTAGGAGAAGGGTTGGCCGTGGGAGCCGCATTGGCATCAGGGGAAGCTGCTTTGGGAGCTTTTCTTGTAGTTGGTTTTACTCTCCACAATTTGACAGAAGGTATAGGAATTGCTACTCCATTGCTTGAACGAAAAACTAAATTCATAACCTTTATCGGGCTTACCATTCTTGCCGGCCTCCCTGCTGCTGCAGGGACCATTATTGGGGCTTTTTCTTATAGTCCGCAGTGGGGTGCTGTTTTATTTGCCATAGGGGCAGGGGCTATATTACAGGTTATTGTTGAGATTAGCAGTTACATTGGCCGCAATGCAGAAGTAGGAGATCGTTTTACAGTACCTAACCTGTTAGGTTTTACCATAGGAATAGCTCTAATGTACGGAACCGCACTTTTGGTAGCTATTTAG